A window of Periplaneta americana isolate PAMFEO1 chromosome 9, P.americana_PAMFEO1_priV1, whole genome shotgun sequence genomic DNA:
TCATAGAAATCATCTTTTTGTTTGTTGTCTGAAGTTTCCATTGGTGCATGAATGTTAATGAtgctaaaattgaaaaatttccCTTTCACTCTCAGAGTGCAAATTCTGGGACTAATAGGTTGAAAATCAATAATAGCATGTTTATATTTCTTTGCAATTATAAAACCAATGCCCAGATTATGATTCTTAGGGTCGCAGCTGTAACATActgtacaattattttttttctattatcccTTTTTCCATCCATTGTACCTCCTGCATAGCCACATTGCCTATTCTGTAATGGTTAATCTGATCTATTAGCATTTTAAGTGCTCCTGCTCTATATAAGGACGTTACATTTCCAGTACCTATACTCAGCTCATTTTTAAATCTTATCCTTGATCGTGTACTGTGTTCATTAGCCAGTTTCTGTTGCCAAAAGATCCGTTTGACTTTTCTTACTTTGGGTTTCATAATGGTATGTTTTTTATGAGGTGGGGCTATCAACCCCACGCCCAACCCCTGACCTGGAGGACTGATTCCATGTATTTATATCCCCCGCTGACAGGACGGCACAGTTATACCCCCAGGCACCGGGTGTTCATTTGATCGCCTCTTATGATCCGCATGAACTCCTGGTGGAGCTATTCTCCCCCGGCATCCACtcggagaataataataatccatggcaccacagcccttgaaggacaCAGACCGACCAGATGGCTTCTGGCCTCACATTCACACTTCGATAATTATACACTACTGTAACGAAAAAAACTAAAAGCATGGTGGGTCATGTTCTACTCAAGTTACAAGCtttttccttctaggaatagctcaagtgttttaaatttggCATATACATAAGTTCTATATTTTAGATTGTTACTAAGACGTAAGTAAAATTTTTGACGAAACACTAGGTTtatccacttcagtttaactgatttaggcctgtaacacacttgaagagttttcgctagcgagaaatgtgttgcgagaaaattcaaagattgataacctGGATTCAAATAGACGTCCACACAATGGAAGAGATTCTCTTtcaaggcaaaaacctcgcgcgagtttctcgctttAATCAGTAGCTCagtgaattttcttgacacatttatcaaagatatttgacatttatactcattcactattgaatgtagaaaaagatgaagAGATAATATCACAGGTGGCGGTGAGTATattctattgtttttattgaaAGATAGCTGATAATTGCAGTGAGAAACTCATTGAAATTGTACGATGTCACCCCTGTTTATATGATACGAGAGATAAGaattataagaatattaaatttaaagacGAAATATGGAGACAAATGTCAGATGACCTgaaaatcagtaggcctacattttattttaatgaactttaatagtattaattataacatttgaaattatatctatatatattacCAGTTTACGtaatatatagatataattttAATCAAAACATAGCATAGAGTTATTACCCATATTATAATTGAAAGTTACGTTAACTACCAGTTTAAAAAACACATTTTATATGTGTGTTCTGGAAAATAAATACGTAACCCACAACGTAACAGTTACTCAGTATGATAAATGAAGCTCACATGTTATATGGTATTTTATAACATGACACtgattcataaaattattaagaCAGTTATTGTATAGCATCAAAACGAACAAACACGCACTTCCTTGATGCACTCCTAGGATCAATGAACTTCAAAAACGCCCTTTCTTATGGCATCATTTTGCCAAGGAACACCTCCTTCAGACAAACTGAAATAATGGAGAAATATTTCTCGTATTAGGAAGGCTTGCCTCGTCGCATTTGAGCTTACTAGATGTAAAGGAAGCAGCTGATTCTGGGGCTCAATCTGACCTTCATTTTCGGCGAAGTAACTTAGTTCCTGCTTCACTGAACCACGGCTTTTCTGACTTCTAAGGTAATTGTGAAATACCACAGTAGCCTTCACTACCTTATCCACATTTTCAACTCCTATTTCGAATGGCTTTAGGAACACCCTCCACCTAGTGGAAAGTATACCAAAAGCGCTTTCTACAAGTCGCCGAGCTCTAGAAAGCCgataattgaatatttttttctgcatgtCGTTTAGTTGAGGTTTTGGGAATGGCTTCATTAAATTTACCATCAATGGAAATGCTGCATCCCCCACAATAACATAAGGGAGTTCATATGCTCCAGCTACAAGGGATGGTGGGGGCAGATCTAATTGTTGGTTTCTTAATGCTCTTCCAAAAGCGGAGTTTGTAAGAATGTTGCCATCACTGAACCTTCCACAAGAACCAACGTCAATcacaaaaaatttgtttttggCGTCTACAAGTGCCAATAGAACAacagaaaactgttttttataattaaaaaaatgagagCCGCTGTTCACTGGTTCCCAGATGACGACATGTTTTCCGTCGATGTTTCCTATACAGTATGGAAACTGCCATAGTTCCATGAATTCTTCTGCTTTTTCCAGCCATATTTTCTTGTTTGGTTTAGGGAGATAAACTAGTTGCAGTTTCTGCCATAGCGCCTCACACACTTCTTTGACAATAACGGCAACAGTGCTTTCTCCAATTCTGTAGCTCTGGGAAAGTGTTCTGAAAGTCATTCCCGTTGATAAATATCTGAAACACATTAATTACGGCAATGCAAATTGTTAACTGTGAATTCACTATTATATGTTATTCTGTTATTCgcacaaaaaataaaagaaagatgtCTAGTTTCACACCCTGTCACCAAATCGTAAGTATTGGTTTAAACCTGTAAGTTATTGTGTTCACAGTTACTGTTTGTTTCAGATGCCAAAGAGTCATGGAAAAAGCATAGAGACTGTTACCAAGATGCATTGAAATGAAAAATCACACAGAGTGGTCAGAGATCGCAACCGCAGAAAAAGTGGAGATATGAAAATCAGTTTCAGTTTCTTCTACCGGTCATGAGGAACAGAAGTACAGAAGAAGTACAAATTACTTGGATCCGTCCATGTCACATGAATCTTCAGCCACAAATTTTGATGACGAAGGATCGAATTCAGAATTTGAAACCCCGAACTCAAGCAAGACTATATTAAGTTTTCTACAGAAGACAGCAGTTGACAGAGAAAGTAGAAGACAGGAAAGACTAAACATGTTATGTACGAAAGAAGACCCGATTGACTTGTTTTTTAAAGCAATGAGCGAGACAATAAAGTGATTACCAAAAAAATATCAAGTTGAGACACAGCGGAAAGTATTCCTTGTTGTacaagaaacagaagaaagagTCATgagggaggaggaggaagagcagCAGGAGAATGGGAGAGATGAATATGAGGGAGTTGAATATTTAAACTCAGACATTGAATAAGACATTTTCAGAAGATATGTTTTTTGTTGTGTGTATGAGTGGAGGGAgagaaatggaaataatattGTATTCCAATTAACTTTTAATGAAATGTTCTCACCTTAAACAAGTGGCTAGTCTTTCTTCTGTGCAAATGG
This region includes:
- the LOC138705714 gene encoding uncharacterized protein, which translates into the protein MCFRYLSTGMTFRTLSQSYRIGESTVAVIVKEVCEALWQKLQLVYLPKPNKKIWLEKAEEFMELWQFPYCIGNIDGKHVVIWEPVNSGSHFFNYKKQFSVVLLALVDAKNKFFVIDVGSCGRFSDGNILTNSAFGRALRNQQLDLPPPSLVAGAYELPYVIVGDAAFPLMVNLMKPFPKPQLNDMQKKIFNYRLSRARRLVESAFGILSTRWRVFLKPFEIGVENVDKVVKATVVFHNYLRSQKSRGSVKQELSYFAENEGQIEPQNQLLPLHLVMAFADDIVIIGRSLKYVEEAFLALEKSGKEMGMVINEGQTKYMVATGGN